GGATTGTGATCAAATCCCACTCTCAGCAAACTCTTTACAATAGTAAATGGGTATAACTGCTCCCAACCAGCAGAGACCAAAATTCTATCCAGAACCTCTCTCACTGGATCTCCTTGATTGTTGGACCATGTAAACCTATTACCCAGTCTGTGTAACTCTCTCAGATTTGCATCAGCAATGAAAGAGTTGAAGCCATCAGCACGTAACATTTTTATGCTGGCCTGAGTACTCGTTGCAACTTGTGACCTTCTCCGGGCGCCCATTGCGAAATTAGTGGTGACCTTTACCTTGTAGTAGGAACAAAGTTCTTTCACGTACCTCAACCATAAACCCCAACTACAAAACCATTTGTGATTTTCTTTGGGAGCCCAGTTTTGTATCATAAATTTATTGGGCACCACGTAGAACGAAATCGTCATCCAAGCTATCCAGAGAATCGATTTTCACTGGTTTTAATAATAGGAGGGGATTTTCTATACCTGTTTTGCAGAATTCGATCCATAATGTAGAACTTTCTCCTTTCACAGTCCATTCCTGTCAATCTGGGCCAGAGGGCTGAAATTGGGCCTTCTAAACAAAGTACTTGCcatcgaggaaaaaaaaaaaagaaaaaacaaaaccctCGTCGTTGCTCTCCCGactccccgtcctcctcctcccctgcgacgacggcggcggcggcggcggcggcggtggcgtggcggctCTTTGTCAAGTTAgtcgccgtcgtctccctcctccttcttctctcccttccccgATTTGTTTCCGCCATAGCTGTTGCTGATGGGGCAGTGAGGGTCTGAGGGAGAGGGCAGAGAGGCAGAATGGGGATGACAAATTTTGTGCTCGCTGAATATGTTCATAGGTTGCAATTGAGCTTCCTACCAAACGATGGATTCAGGGGGTTGGGTTTTGGGAGGTGGATTGACCGACCCAATCCCTATTTGGATtgttctccccccccccccccccccactcccCACTTGTCAAATAAACCCTTGATTAGTTTTTGAGTCCATTTATGTTCAAGTTCAAGTGAGAATGCATAGTCAAGCTAAATGTATGGACCAAGATGGCTGCTCTGGTTATGAATTGCAATCCCACGCAAAATATGCTTAAGTACTATTAGAAAATGGGTTCAGTAGTATTTACAAGCTTAACAATGGTTAAACATTTGAGTTGATGGATATTATGACTGAAAATCGACCAACCTAGGAGGAATTAGGTTGCCTGTTGTTTTGATTAGGAAGAAACATGCACCCAAATTCGCCTCGACGAGGGCTTGAACTTGGGTGGTCTGGGCGTACATCCACGCCCTCGACCAACTTATGTCAGGTCAATTTTGTGTGTGAAAACATAACCTTTGTATTTTATTGTTTATTCACATATCTTTGCTATTGTAATTTGTTGTACTGAAGCAATGTCAGGGAAAGTTCATATCTATGGCTGTTATGGGCATCGAAGTACATTATTGCTCAGTTCACTAGGGCTTACTGAAACAGAATTAAGATGGATATTATATCTTTCTTTAGCTAGACATGTCAAATTGCTGAAGAAAATGTGCTCCCAAGCTGTCATTGCCCATTTGAGCATGTTGCCTTATCATGTTTTTGCCCTGCTTTCCACTAACTGATGAGTGCAGAATTTCTGCTTGTGCAGGGTAATTTATCCTATTTGCAAAACAGGTACATCAGGAGAAATAACCAAGTGAACGTGATAGTAGTATACCACTGGTAGTGCACCACGGCAAAGTGAGGTGTCCTGAACAGCAGGATGCGGTTTGCGGTGACAAAAGTATGTGGTGGTGGGGCAAAGGCACGGGCAGGCATGCTCCAGATTGCTGGCAGTAACATTGAAACACCAGCGCTGCTTCTGTCCACACGCAAGGGGCTTCCAGCATTTGTGTCCCGTGATCTCCTTgcatccctccctctccctgactctctctttctccatgTGTGCCCTACCCATTTGTAAGTTCCCATCCTTGTATTCCCTGGTGTAAGGGCCTCTCTCCAGGAGCTGGGTGGTCTGTTTCTTCTAGTGAATTTGATCACcttcctttgttttttcagtATGGAAGGCCCTCCATCAAAAACAATATCAAATATTGGTGGTTTGCATCATATGTTGGGTCTTCCTGATCATGTCCTCATAGCCGCAGCTGGTGATTCTATCGAGAGTTTACCAACAAGTGAAGCAAGCAATAAATTTGGTGCTTCCTTTGAAACACCAGCTGGCCGAAGACTGGTTGGTAGCTCTAGTAATTTCTTTCTCCAAATTTTGTGGATGCATATTTAGAGTCTTTTTATGTTCAACTAATCAACTTCCTTCAAATGTTTTAAGGTCAAACCATCAGATTATATGGAATTGATTTCCTGCATGAAGCCTAATTTGTGGGCAAGTTTGGCAGATGAGGTTCCAGCCTGGGTTACTGAGAAACGAAATAAAGTATCTGTTGAGCGCACGTTACGCTGGCTTGATGCGTGTATTGCTTTGGATGAGGTATGAGTTAATCTATATTCAGCTGAAGTGTTTAGTGTATCTTCCTGAATTTTAGTCATATGCCTTTTTAGATTTTATGACTTCCTTTTGAGTTATGTCAAAAGTGAAACTTCTCGGACTAATTTTAAGTTTAGAGAACCTAAGTACTAATGTAATTAACTGAGATGTTGCTACATGCTTGAAGGCGTCTAGTGCAAGTATcttgtcacaaaactacaggaaTAATAAGAAATAAAATGTAAATTATCTGTAATATCACCTTATCAGATTTTCTTTCCCTCTCTGATGTCTGTATCATACACATGTTCTTTTTTACATGTATTAATAGAATATCATCATCAAGCTCATGCAGTTGCTTTGCATTACTGAAAATGTTTTTAGTTTTGTCGGACTGATCCATGCAGGATTCTGGTGCAAATACTTTAGGTGTAGTTGTGGGTGGATCTAGTGTAGAACAACGGAAGCTATGTGCCACTGAAGTGTCAAAGAGGAATGTGTCAGGTTATTTTCATTTATCACTCAACACCATTAACTTTCAGTAGTTATACTTCCTTTCTTACTTGTTTCTTGTGACAAGGATGGAGTATAACATTTTCTCAGCTTTGCACCATTGTCGATTCAGTAAATGTGACTCTTTATGAtacttcaaatttaaattactcAGATAAACCATTATATGTTCCATCCACTGAACTTATTGTTTCAAAGTTTTATGCAGGTTTTTGGATAGGAGGGTTGGGCCTTGGAGACAGTCCTGAAGAACGTTGCAGTATACTCGATGCTGCAGTGGTGAGAATAGTATTCTTTACCCAGTAATCACTGAAACACAATTGATTCTATAATGCCCTTAATGTATTGTTGACATgcaatttgttatttttatgtaCCGAAGGTTGGTTGAATCTTTTTATTTGTCAATCTTGGATGGTATTTGTGCAAAGTTGCTGTCTCTACGCCTATCTTGCATTTGCTGATCATTTGTTAAGGAAGCATTTTACATGTAAAAAGACCATGAATATGATAACCTGCAAGAGTGAAGTCAGGCAAAAGTAATAATGCAGCACTAACCTTTATGAGCTTCCATGCTGACATGGGCCATACTAAGCAATACTATAGCACAACTTCAATGTCACATGATctacttctttctttcttttttaggCTGTGTAACATCATTTACTTTAGTTGTCTCTGGGAGTCAACAATTGTTGATTTTACATGACGAAGCATCAAACTATTTTGTAGGAATTTTTTTGAAGGAAGTGTTGAATGATTATATCTAACCTGTTTTCATGTTATAGCATCGTAAAGAGTTAAAAACTCCAAACTGTCATTTGCACTAGTATCAGATTGCGGTTGATTGTACTTCATAGTTGTAGTTAACAAGCAGAAGCCATTGTTCTTCATACATTTTATATGTTTTGCATAAATTTATCAAGCAGTGTAATTTATTTCTGTACAACTGTACATTTTACTTTATTCTTTCAGGGTTGCTTGCCTCCGGAGAAACCTCGAGTTGTCTCTAGGCTTGGTCTTCCAGGTGCTTGTGATGTCTCTTCTCTCTTGTCCAGTAGGCAGCAAATTTATACTTGGTTGTGTTTGTGCTGTTAGTTTCCATCCTAGGGCTTCCATCTAGAGGTTGCTGGTTGTTTTTGGCTTCTGCATCAAGCCATCAACTGAACCATCACTGCAAGATTAGCATGGTTTTCTGAAAGACCATGTTAAAGCTACATCTAGCTTGCCTCCAGGCTTAGTCTTCCAGGTGTCTGTGATGTCTCTTGTCCAGTAAGCAGGAGATTTGGTTTAGGTTGTGCTTCCTGCTGAACTTTAAGGCCTAATGGCTTTTATACAGATCCCATTGATTGTTTTTGGCTTCTTCATCAATACACCTCGCCGCATGTTTTGCTTACTCTTCTGATAACTGTAGTggtttagaaataaaattacCCTTTCGTTTTTCCATGAAGGCTGCACCTAGCCCGTTCCGAGTCGTCCATTAGACAACTAATGTTACATATAGGAAGCTCTTGCATCTTTAACAGGTTTGACCATTTTGGTACGTTTTATCTCTTGTAGAGGAGGTCTTGGAGGGTGTAGCTGCTGGTATCGACCTCTTTGACTCCACGTATGTACATTATTTACCATTCTCTTGTAGCATTGTAGTTTTATTAGCTTGGTTTAACCAGTTGGTTTTTTCATAATTTGACAGGTACATTTACCAACTTACTATGGGTGGTTTCGCATTGATCTTCCCCATTGACATGGTTGGAAAAGAGATGCAGAATGGTTCACTCAACAGTAGTGATGGAGATTTTACAAAGATTAATCTGCGTGCAACGACATATCGGTAGGTCCCATGCTCTATAGAAATTGCATCAAATACATTTTATTGTGCACACTAATTAGTAAGGTAAGGACGTAGTTAAATACTTTCAAGAAATCGTTTTAGTTATATATTGGGCATACAAActttttttattagtcataatttTGAACTGTATTGTTGTTGTTTGCGGAAGAAATGCTTCTCGgatattttgtttaaattttgtcATACAATCAATGCTGAATTTGAATTGGGAATCTAGCAAAATCAACTAAAATTGAATTGCTCATGAAAAGTGGAAGCACTGACTTCTATGTACGCTAAATATCAACCACCACTGTTGATGTGAGCCCAATTAGGCAACATAGGCCTGCTTGGGAGGCTCGAACCCCTGGCCCATCCATGGGATCGgcaactattttaagtttgaatcaACGGCCCATCTGTGGCTTGAGTTGAGGTTGTGGGTTTGGCAAATAGGCGCTTAGAATTATCATTTCTTCACTGATGTTGAAGCATTTTTGACATCTAGAatatttttttggacatatgttcCTTTTTTCAGGAAAGACACGTCAAGGATAGTTGATAGCTGTAGCTGTTTCACATGCCAGAACCACACTCGTGCTTACCTTAATCATTTGCTCAATGTCCATGAGATGCTGGCTCAGATTCTACTGGAGATGTAAGTCATGTCAGAAGTTCAATGACGCATTTTAGTAGGTTTATAAAATTATGAGTGTGACAtttgtttgcttttgcaaaatttgCAGACACAATACACATCATTACCTTTGCTTTTTCCGGTTGATACGAGACACGATCAAAACCGGACAGTTTGATCGCTTTCGGCAGCAGTTTGTTCAGGACAGGCGTGCTTATCTTGCAGCTGCTGTGATCTAACAAGGATTAACTTCTCCCTAGATGTACACTGTTAGACCTCTTGAGGCTTGCATCAAACTAAATTGAGAAAGCTGCAAGTTAGATTCATTCAAATCCACAATCCCTCTCTTCGAAAATCCAAGTGACTGAACAACTTTTTGCAAATCCCTGGAAAGAAAGAAGGAACAAACAGGTAGTGCTAGATGGCTGAATTATTAACTTGCCTTTGGAtgaattttcagaattttttggGTTCATTAGTCAGTTTATGTGCTAACTGTTCATGTTATTATAGCTGTTTTGGTAGCAAGTCTTGTCTCAACTTgtcgaatttttattattttttgaacttcattgttttctaattttaaaaataaactcttcTAAAACTTATTTCTAAAATCTGAACTTTTGGCCATGCTAGCCTTTCTGTATGGTAAAATAAAACTACCACGCCATTCGCAGTAGGCGCAGCATGACAgttaaagaattttttttttaaaaaaatcttgctTGTCAAGTTTTAGATCTCTCCCTTGTCGATTGAGGAAAAATGTGGTATATGTTCGcacggaattttttttattttttgaacctttttaatttttagtttcaaAAATAAACCCATCCAAGATCTAAACCTTTTGGACACATCAGCCAAACTGGCGTGGCAAAACAATACTGTCACGCCACTCTCGTTGTTTTGACAGCGTTATTTGGCCTGGCGTGACAGGATAAAATTGTCACGCCCGCTACACGCGGTGTGACAGAGTTATTTGGTCACGCCTCCAAAAGgtttagatttggaaatatttttttaatggtctattaataaaattaaaatataaaaaggcctaaaaataaaaaaaaattgttcgcaCTCTAGTGAGGCATGAATTGGAAAATTGGCGACAATTTACCTCTGATATGATATTTTTGGCACACAACTTTGTAACAGGATTTTGAATTTGGATGTTTTTTCCTCGACAATATTAGAGAATTTCTGTTTGATTTATaacattgttatttttttacttgtgtCTATTGGGCGTGTGATACATAGATATGCCATGTGAATTATGTGATTGTGTGCGTGCATGATGGGTAGTGCGCGTGCTACGATAGTATAATACTTGCTCCATCCTTAAAGAGTCAgacaaattacttttatcacCATTAAAGATAATGTTTGGTTGCAGGGATGGGATGGGTTGGTCCCTGAAGAGGAATATTACTCTTATATCCGGGACCAACCGATCCGCAAAATCTGGCGGACGAACTCGTCCCACCTAGGACCAGCGAACAGCGTCACCTTGCCATCCGCCACCTCCACGAGCTCCGCCGCGCGTCCGCGAGCGCTGCCATCTCATCCACGCCCGCAACTGCCTCCACCTTGTTCGCGACcaccgcctcggcgccgcctccacgagCGCCACCTCTGCGAGCTTtgccgcgagacgaatctaacgaggtatattaatccatgatttgctataaactatggattaatataactcgttagattcgtctcgcaaaatagcctactTCCTTCGTCTCAAAATGCAGCTACCTAGTACGGGATGTGACACtacctagtactacgaatctgggcAGCctcgtcccaaaatgtagctaccGGCTGCCCAGATTCGTAGTACAGGTAGTGTCACATCCCGTACTaggtagctacattttgggacggggaAGTAGGGGTTATGAAATGAGTTTTGTCAGTAATatacatttaatactcctaaatagcaagattttggagggctatttaatagcccgaaGAATCCAAATAAAACCGTgtttttaaagtattttttctcttcatgcacaaatGTCAAGGTGATTGATGACTACACATCTGAAAAAGGATAAAGTTTGGTCGAATTTTTCTAGCAATTCTGTTTTAGAAACAACAAAATTGATTATCCCGTCAAGCAGGCAGTAAAATGAGATTGAGCGCACGCAAAACGAAAAAACATtaatatgtaattaattaagttttaattattttaaaacaacttatttATTTTACAGAACGTAGTTTTAAAAATCGTTTACAGAACGTAGTTTTAAAAATCGTGCTAACGAAAATCGAgaaaaaatgataaataaaaTGAGAAAAGAATGGGCGAAATGTGAATCTTCCGATTTGCATTCCTCATATAGGGGCCCACAACCCCCGGATTTTGGGGAGGGGAAAGTGCACAAAActatcctcctcctctctctctctcctccactcccccacgccaccgctcgccgccgccgccggctcagcttctcctcctcctccgccgccgccgccgtcgtcctcgggTACGGACCACTACTACCGAGTAGTACTGAGTACTACTGATATCACCCTTTCCCCTCGGCCGCCTTCTGTTCGATCCACCGGGCGGGTGGGGCGGGGTGACGTCTGCCTTTGGAGTTCGTCTCGCGTGGGGGAATTTTTCTCCCCGACTTGTGTCGTCTTCTCACGCGATCTtgcctttctcttctctttagGTGAAGCAGttcggaggagggaggcggagggggtTTGTTCGCCAACctagctcgctcgctcgctcagCTGCCGAGCTCTTCTTCGCTGGTATGGTGGCCcgcttctcctcttccttttctttccgtGTGAATCTCctactgctgctactactagtactactaattcTAGTTCTTGTTCCCTTCAATCCAAGCGCTATGTATATTCTTGGTGAGTAAgtttgtaattttgtttttaactcttagttgtgaattgtgattgcTTCCTAGTTGAACTGGACCACGGCTCACGCGATCAGATCAAGTTTGTTTGCGTTCTTGCCCTACCTAGATTGCTTTCTGAGGTCGAATTGTGTTGAAAGATCGGATCAACTCGGTTGATTGACTGCAGCTTCCTCGCTGTAACGACGAATTGCACTGCTTTTGCTTTCGATCTGCATTTTTGTTCTTCACTGATGTTTGCTGTGGTATTCTCAGTGTGTTCTGATTTTTTGGTATCTAGAGATAGGACGTATTTTGGTTTTGTAACTTGTATGACAATCTATGAAGATGGATGCAAGTAAAATGTCAAGGTTATCATTATCAATTTGGATGTTCTTGCTGCCTGCAGGATTTATTTTGTAGATACTGCTAGCAAGGAAAAAGTTTTCTTTTGCTAGGAAACAGGAAATTTTCATTGCCttgccacattttttttatatcaatGAGATGATTATAGTTGCCAGGGAAGTTGATGCTGAGTACTAGTTTTTTTATGCTGTGCGAAACCTTGAAACAGAGGGACTAGATTCATCATGGTATTCATTCTAGTGCCAAACCATTTTAGTTCCTTCACATAATTGATTGCAGCAATAGCAGTGTAATCAGAGCAAATTTCACTACTTTAAGACACTACTCAATGCTATATGTGACAAATTTCACTACTTTAAGATGGTACTCCATATGAGTTTCTCAGGCTTCCTCAAATTCCAGACAATATCTTGTCCAATAGAAAGTGGTTTCCTTGTTCAAGGCTTTAAAGCTTTGGCACTGAACCTCTCCCTGGTACCCTGTATAATTTTAAATCTGTCAATTGATCCCACTTTGTTATTCATAATATGAGTATGCCATATGCTGGGCTCATGTGCTGGTACCCTGCATAGTATGTACATTTTTTTGTCCTCATGTGCTGGGCTGCTGGCTCTGCTATTTACCTTTTTGTGGTAAAACAAATTAGACAGGACAAAACATAATACATTTCTATAATCTATAGAGGATGATTTTTTGTGTCATCTTGCTTGGTTGGTGGAACTCAGCATGTGATGTTGTGGTTCCTGAATGTACCCTCTGGTCAATTTCTGTAGTACACACCCTAGTGAGATGAATTCCTGTTTCCTAGTCTGATTTTCAGGTTTTGATGTTACGCGGTAAGTGGAGTTGTCAAAATTGAAGTACTATATTTTTGATAGAGCGAGATATTAaaaatcatcagttcatcatcatcattataaCCAATTTTAACCTATAATTCCACATGGGAACAACACTTGCTAAGCTCTCTGCACAGTTTTATACATGTGTACTGATTGGTGCTTTTTTGTCATCTCGTTTTATGTATACTTTATCTTCTAAGCATGAtgtccttttgttttttctgcACCAATATAAGACTGTTTTTGTGTAGGTCTTTGAGAGATGAAATTCTAGTGATATCAGCTGCTAGAGGATATACTGGAGTAACTTTCAACAATTATAGAATGGGTGGTTGCTGTTGTTCATCGACAAGATCCGCATCCGTTGGAGCACCAGTTTATATCTATGTATGTAGACCTGCTGAATTTTCTTTATTGATTATGTTATCTCTCTTTTGTTGGCATCACGCTTTTGAAAATTGCATAATGATTATGTCAAGATTTTTTGGCTGAATTAATCAGTTAGCAGTGCTTTTTGTTCACCTTTTCTTAGCTGCAATTAGATGAAAGCCAAATGAACTGCTCTGTGTTAATGCGTCTCTGGTTCCAGCCCCTCTGCTTCTGTAATGTTCTGAGTTCTGATATTTGAGTGTATGCTAGAATTTGCTGAAATGTTCACTGCAGATTCGAACAAAAACCGAATGCTAGAAATTTTGTATTACCTCTGTGGTTTCAATGCAACAGAAGAAATGCCTTTTACTACTAGGAcacatttccttttctttgcaGTCCTTGATTCTTTAGCATTACAAATTCTCTAGACACCATGCATTTGTGCTATTTGTTCTAATATAGTTAATGTGATAATTGCATACATTTTTAAAGAATCACGATTTATTAGTATGTTGACATGGGGACGGCTTCTTCTACTCGTCAGCCTTTCTACTGTAAATTCTTGGTTTGTCATCTAAGTTAACTCAAGGATACTGATATTCTTCACTTTGTGTTGTCAGCATCAACAAAATCCGGCCTCTACAATTGTCGCAATAGACAAAAATCTGGATACATCCACTCCTGACACTTACCGAGCACCACCTACACCTTTGCCTTATGATGTTGGTCTAGTGTTGAAAGATAACCCTGGTAAAAATTGTTTATCTCTGAGAATGAGCAATGCTTATTAATCTCCATGTTATGGATCAATGCTTAGAGTTTCACATTCTTATGTAGATTTGGAGAAGACAGGCATCAAGAGGAAAATTCATGACCATAAGGAGTCCTT
The sequence above is drawn from the Oryza glaberrima chromosome 10, OglaRS2, whole genome shotgun sequence genome and encodes:
- the LOC127785612 gene encoding probable E3 ubiquitin-protein ligase RHB1A, yielding MGGCCCSSTRSASVGAPVYIYHQQNPASTIVAIDKNLDTSTPDTYRAPPTPLPYDVGLVLKDNPDLEKTGIKRKIHDHKESLMMDDNESLQKCVSEDKPDEEDVCPICLEEYDEENPRSMTKCEHHFHLCCILEWMERSETCPVCDQITTINAMYE
- the LOC127753372 gene encoding uncharacterized protein LOC127753372, with the translated sequence MRFAVTKVCGGGAKARAGMLQIAGSNIETPALLLSTRKGLPAFVSRDLLASLPLPDSLFLHVCPTHFMEGPPSKTISNIGGLHHMLGLPDHVLIAAAGDSIESLPTSEASNKFGASFETPAGRRLVKPSDYMELISCMKPNLWASLADEVPAWVTEKRNKVSVERTLRWLDACIALDEDSGANTLGVVVGGSSVEQRKLCATEVSKRNVSGFWIGGLGLGDSPEERCSILDAAVGCLPPEKPRVVSRLGLPEEVLEGVAAGIDLFDSTYIYQLTMGGFALIFPIDMVGKEMQNGSLNSSDGDFTKINLRATTYRKDTSRIVDSCSCFTCQNHTRAYLNHLLNVHEMLAQILLEIHNTHHYLCFFRLIRDTIKTGQFDRFRQQFVQDRRAYLAAAVI